From the Cloeon dipterum chromosome 4, ieCloDipt1.1, whole genome shotgun sequence genome, the window GAGAGGTGCTTAATAAGAGCAGAATATGAATGAGAATATATGGAGCAAGCTGAAATTTAGTTCTCAGATTTAGCTTATCACGCAGGATTGCATTTTGGCATGAAGATGCTgcgatttgaaattttaaattcccttGAGCGGGTTTTCGGCCGAAATCAGAGAGCATCTTCATACGCTTGAGTTTTCTCAAAGAAAGGGTGACGTATAGTGAAATTTTACCCCTTGAGGCGAGGGTGTTTGCTCCCCACTCTCATCCTGTTGGAAACATAAAACACCATCACTTAGTACACACTTGAAATAAATCTGCTGGCTTAAAAATCTCTTTCAAATAAACCGAAAATTCTTGCCAGCAAATAAaactgtcaaatttaaaaagagagaaagagagagttGCGCAAATAATGAGGAAAGGTTGGTtgtttgtaataataaattatcggTCTAGAGTGTTGCGACGACCCAACTCCCTGTACTTATCTACAGTGGTGCATGCACACAGTGACATAATATATTTGATAATAATAGCGTCTGCATCACGGCTTAATATTCTAAAAGGATGTGTTGGGCAGAAAATGTCATATTTTGTCTCGTTTCTTTGTCTCGTATATCAAAAGTAATCAATATAGTAACAGCGCTAACTCTATCCAGGTGTTGAAGTATATGATCGATTTTATCTGTATTCTATCACATGGAAGCTAGGACACATATTCAATAGTTGTGTAGTAACAGAGATAATATATCGAAATGTATGTCTGTCTCGACTCTTTTTATATATGGGACCTCCTCATTTCGCGCTTCATGGCTTCGAACAAGAAGGCCCAAGGCTTTTGCGGTACTTACAGGCACTGTAGCTCCTTCGATTTGGCCAAATCGCGTCATCCTCCAGTTCTCGAGGATGAGAAGCCCAGCGTAGACCTTGCCCACCGTCAGCTTCCCTTTGTTCAGTTCTGCGGAGAGTGAGAAATCGGTGAAAACTCCAATTTTATCTAATCTGTTTGTTGTGCGAGTCATTTGATCGATCCAGCTTTGGAAACTAACCGTCGGTTTTCGGTATCAACAAGTCCAGCATCTTCTTCGCTTGAAGAGGCCAGATGTTTTGCACTGTTTCTCGCAACTCCGCATCGGCTTGGTCCATTTCTTCGGCTAGTGGGGGATtagtttgaaatatatatagctCGTTTTCTACTCACCACTGCGAACTTTTATGCTCAGATTCTCTCTGATGAGCGCGAATAAGGTCGTGGTAAAATGCACTTTCATATCTTTGTCTAAAGGCATGTTCattcttattaatttcttgTACGCTAATCTGTTTGGACATTTTCCTCCAAAGCCAAGCGGTGGATCCATGTTTTTCAGCATATCGTACATTTCCGAGTACAATATTTTACCCCtgccaacacacacacaacgtTAAGATTTGATTCCAATTAACCTGTCAGAGTTTAGAATTACGTTGCGTTTGGATCGTATTCTGCCCATATCCGCACGAATTCATCCAGGTGATGGGCTCCGAGGATGGACGAGTCTCTTGTTAAGTAATCAAAGTTGTCCATAATGACAGCGACGAACAAGTTCAACATCTGCAGGTGAGAAGCGGGTGAGAAAGGTACGTTAAGCATTTATAAGGGCGGCGTTCGGTACCAAAAAGGAACAGAAGAAGATGAAAGAGACAAAATAGGCGTAAGCAAGGTTGGAGCCGCATCCCTCGCCTTCTGGCTTTTGTGCCCTCGGATCACAGGGTCTGCCTTTGATGCAAGACAGCATAATTGATGGCCACGCTTCGCCTGTTGCACACCTAAAAGTTTTGCACTCGGTCAATCTCTGCGCTGTCTTCCGATCGGCCGGCATTAAAATGAgtggaaaagcaatttaatcaattctCAGGAGGCTatgggaaaatttaatctctatAATGAGAGGAAAGTGAACTATTCTTTGAAGGAGTTTAATATCAGTTTAAAAACTAACTCAGTATCGTACTAAATTATTGCTTACCAAGAGAAATGATGTAATGACCTCTAATTAAATACTCGTAAACAAAAGCAGTATGTGGTGCTGTTTTGTGTGTGATtcgaatgataaaaatttaaaatgtaaaatcgcAAATTAGAAAACTACTAAAgtacagtaaaaaatcaaaatgtacAGACCTCAAATCTCAAGTAATGAATAACGTGAGAATTTCGCGGATGAAACTCCAAATCTACCTCAAAACATTGCTAAATACACATTGAAAGCAACTACATTAAACGACTAAACGATCTTAAGAGTACAGCGCTCTTCAATGTTTCTCCCTATAATATGTGTATCGATAGAAAATTCAACTACCAAACAGTGAAGTGATTATTTAGTGAACAAACTGTGTGACACAATCTCCACAAAAGGTTGGCGTGAAAACGGTTTAAATTCACCCAATCGAGATGGACTTTCTCCGGTTTGATTGCAAAGAGCtatttagtaataaaaaaagggaagaTGTCTGACGAACTAAaaaactcgagaaaattaaaacgggATTTTCTGAAAGTTAAACGTACGTGTCTACTTTTGGAGTACTTACCTGAACAACAACATTAGACCCTGCACGAAGCTTCGGAAGTTGTTATGCCTTGTGATTGAGGTCTCAGGGTCGAGGGCTATGTTACCAAACACCTGTGACAGTGGCAAATACGCACCCAAATGCTTATCAGTCTACTGCACTGCGGCCAATCAATGAAATTTgatcagaaaattttacacGTTTCCCCTTTTTCAATATTCACACAGAtaacagtaaaatatataatatgtagaaatgaaaatgtgaggttttcaattaaattgcgtGTCGAGAGTTTGAATTGCGAAATTGAGAGACAGCAATGGTACAAGTGTTCATGAACGTATTTTTGTGTGTACATAGCGGTGAATCAAAACGGTTTCAGTGATGGACAGGACGTAGTAAGAGATTTCTCTCTATCTTCGACATTATTCTAATAATATTAGCTACGATTAACACGTATTAAGATACACTAATTATCTCACAAATTACAGTGAGCTGAAATTCTAGGATTTATTTGTATCCAAAACGAAACTCTTTCAACCAAATCAGGCACACTGACTGCTGCAAATTACGTTTTTCTACTCAAGAGCCGCTACAGTAGTTTTTTAAGCTGCTGACTCCACTTTTTGAGAGGTCATCCAATTCGAGATTCACGTGGAATGAGCACCTTAACTTTGGTGTGAGAGAGAAGTTGTCTGCAAAAGACGTGTCAGCGATTGGAAAGATATCTATTGCGAGTCTGCTTTCACCAGGACAACTAACAGAAATaatgtgaatatttaaaagacaCTGGCAGCGCGCTAATTGTAAGAACCATCATGCCTTTCATCACAACGGGGTTGGAGAGGCACGCATCTTATTTCCTTTTCTATGATACATTAAAAACGGAaagtgttttgaaatattggtGCGTTTTACAATTACCTAGGTAGAGTTTAGGTCTATGTATAACTATAGGAAATAAGAAGCGGGGAAGAACTACAAGAACATCGATTCAAAACACCAAGTACTAACAATGAAACTCCGCTCAAAATACTGCTCAAAAAGCAACCACATAGAGTCACCTTGTTTTCGTCTTTGTTCGCCCGATACCTGAGCTGAAAACTGGCCTTTTTAAACCGACTGACTCGGGGGGCTTTGACTCATAGCAATTTATACGATCCGAGACCGAGCTActgcttttgtttcaaatcGAGGGCCAACTCGGACTCACCGAAAGAGAAGCAATAGTGCCCCAAAGAAGGTCTGAAAGTTGTTATGGCGGTTCAGAGCTGTATCGGGGTCAAACTTCATGTTGCCAAAAACCTTTAGTGTAACGAAGAAGAGTGAAAAAGAGAACATGAAACAAGACAATACACACTATATTAATAATGCTGCGTTTTTGCTGAGAGAATTTTGCTTATCATGAACTTATACATATAATCCTAAGTCTGCAAACTAACGTTTCTCATTAGAACAGtctatttttatctctctggAGACGCTATCTCTATGTTCTGATCAGAACCAAACGGCTGCTTTTGAGTCGCAATTTCCGCTCAACGCGCAGCCACTCGGTTCTTTGGCCTAAATCTCCACTCGGCATGCACTGCCTCGCTAAGACGGCATCATCGATTACGGCTACTTTTATCTCTCACtgctatatatataatataatatggaAAAAGTCCTAATAGATGAAGGCGACGGTTGTTCATAGAACCGCTTTGCTCGAATCTGCGTGTTTCGTCAACCCCCCTAAAAATGTCGAATTGCCGTGGAATAAGTGCTTACCTGCATTCCGATGATGGCGTAGATGAAGAACAGCATGGCAATGAGCAAACATACATAAGGCAAGGCCTGTCGGGAAAATCCAGAGTTAACTCGATTAACTAAGCGTGAAAACCCTATGCGTTACCTTGAAAGACTGTACAAAGGTCCACAGTAAAATTCTAATGGTGTAACCTTGGCGGAGAAGTTTGATGAGGCGAGCAGCTCGGAACAGTCGCAAGAAACCGACGTTGATCGAGTTTTCCtgaggaaatttcaattagcaGCCGCGTCTTTCGAATCAGGCGCTCGTTCTTACCCCAAACTCTACTACTAACGCGTCAACTATACTTCCTATCACAGTGATGAAATCGAATGTGTTCCACGGGTCTTTGAAGAAATTCTGCGAGAGTGGGCCGGAATTAGTGCGggcgaaaatttcaactcgTCGGCAATAAGGGGCTTGCAAGGTCTGTCTCGCGCGACTTTGCAAGTCCGTTATTGAGAGGCTcaaaaatgcttgtttttttttaatcaaatgcaAGAAGAGTTGATTGATATGTAATAAAGAACTCATTTAGGTCTATCGAGAGTTAATAAATAAGAATCAAGCTATTTTTCAGCCTCGTACTTAAGCCTATCAACTTTTACAGTGATGTGAACTTTGTGGTTCTTTGTTCCGATTGGCGGCAGTTTGAGTAACGTTTGATCACTGTGAAAGTTACATACGGCATGCAAATTTGTGCATTTCAAACCATCACGAATGCGCTTacttgaaagaaaatccaaaaatattctcttctgtctattttgtcaaaaattgaaaaagtaatCTGGAAAGCTCAAAAagctgaatgaaaaaatcaatgaaaatttttcgcatttaaaTTTCGCTTCAGCGTTTCAAAAAAGCCCTCGAAATAGATATACTGTATATGTATTGATCAGATAATCTGGAtggaaaatgaagaaaaactcGTACGTCTATATGAATGGAGTCAGCGAAATTGATCGATGGGGTGGATTTATCTCAAAActaccaaatttaaaagcatgcattaattaaaatactttaagCAAGTCCAAGGATCGTTTTAATTACTTAGTACTCAgcattagttaaaaatataagtaaGCATGCAAGTCCTCCACTACAAGTGTATTGCTTCAGCCCAGTAAATGGAGGAGGCGGTGAGTCGAACGTGAGAGAGAATCGTAAAATGAGAAACCAAAGTGCGTcattgcaagaaaaataagaaacaataattatagGACAAGTATAATGTATGTATATCGAAAAATGCATGAGATAAACGAATGGAAATTCACCTTTAACCCATAGgctaatatttttagtatagTTTCTAACAGGAAGAACATTGTAAAGATGTTATTGGTCATTCCTAGTACATCGGTGAGCATCCCAGGAGCCTCATGATACTAGGATATGTCCGCGCACCGGCAgataaaataatggaaaagagaacaagcagcaaaataattaatcgtgCACACATCACTagtattatataataataatgagatAACAATACAATATATAGTTGTATAGTGTTGTATGATTACGGCTTTTAAAAAGTCAGTTATAATCAACAACTAGTGACAAGTGGCAATGGTCAACATAtgtattaactttttttaattgacaatTAAGAACTCGAGCGACTAATTCTGCTTTCAGCCTAATTTCTGGCTCACTACCAAGCAAGACTGCTGTCGTTTTGGATTACTAATAGGTCGGCGTCAGTTCTTAATTCTCACACAGACGCTGTGCACTTTAATTGGTCGTCGATTAAGACACTAAATGAGCAGGAGGGAGACTGTGAACTGCGTGTTTTGCGTGTGTACCACGAAAGGCGACTGGCTCCCCTCGCACGCGACGGGCGCAAAAAGTTGTTCAGAGTTTGTCGCAAACTGGGCAAGGagtaaattttgacaaatgtGAATGTCAAAACTCGCCCCTAAACCAAATTGCTCCGAACTCCGTGAACGGCTCCTCGCACTTGCAGCTTGCCTGCCGAGCGTTTGTTTCTACACCCGACTGAGGTCGAGCCAACGCCttcaagtgttttttttattttactataatACACACAATTTCCCGTAAAAAGGGATATACTCTTCTAATACCACTATCTGCGAATGTAATAATTGAAGAGGAAGAGGAGGTtggtaaatatatatattatgtaagaCAATTAACTCAGCAGGTCAGCTGCCTGTAAAAGGAAATGATCGtgtattaagtatttacacaccAAAGCAGACAGACGAATAAACAGCCAGACAAAGCAATGCACGGAATAATTGGTGTGCTAAATAATATGCTAATTAGCCGCATTGCAACACTACACACAACACATACACGAGTCGAGTTGAGCTAAAAGACATGCCGACGACTAATTAGCGAGCGCCACTACACACATACAGCTCTACGTTCGTTTGCATGGCGCCGCGGCTCTAATGTTAATGAGATGATGCATTTGCTTAATTGCGTGCTCAGTCACTTTTTGTAGCATTTATAAGTGCATGCGGCAGGCGGTTCGAGagattgttcatttttttccgaacGGGAGATGGCAGTCGGGACTCAGGGATCATGGAATCGAAAAAcgtttttcctgatttttttttttattttgctttttccgaATTCACCTTATTGGCAACCccaaattacttttatttcgCGTAAAAAGTTGACACTCGCGTCGAGATTGTGAGTGCGGTAGGTTGGTCATTACCTTTACTCCAAAGGCCAACACCTTAAGTGAACACTCTACGGTAAACATGGCGGTAAACCCTGTATTCATGTAGTGGAGCGTCTCCCTTTGAATTTTGCCTTGATTGTAAAACTAGAAAGTTGAAGAAGACATACCAAGAGAATTATCACAACATAATCTCCACAATCACAGTTCACAAAAAAGAcaatcacaaaaatatattctcaATTGGGACAAAGTATATCACGTGTTTGTTTGAATCTCTGCTTGTGTTTCTGATGAGTTGTGTTCAGAACATATTTTTAGTATAATCCAAAAAGTGAAAGAGTTATGTTATAAAAACGCATGCGATCTGAAAACGTACGTGTATTTAGGAgcaggattaaaaaaaaagttacATTCTGAGACTCGTTTAAAGGCCAAAAGTGTTAGATGTGAATCAAAGAAACGTGTGTGCAACAAAGAAGTAAATACTTCAAACTGCAAAATCGATATTTAATATAGAGTAAACATTCCAGAGTAACAAGTAGAAAGATAGAGAGGCTGTGGACACGCGTAAATTGAAGCCAAAAGTATATAGAGATAGAGAGAGGTTTGGATACTTTATCATCAACTGAGAGAGTTCAAATTCGTTAGACCATGCACCAGAATCAATGCATTTCCAAGAGATTCAGGATTTTGGGCAAACTGAAGCTACCAAATCCGAAGAAGAGGTTTTTATAGGCAAATCTCGCAACAAGGGCAATACTCGTGGTCGATccgaaattttcattccagGGTTTAAAAGTTTCGATTTACATTagcaaaaagaaattaaaaaatacagcaacTTTaatgagagaaatttaaaaggtgGTGGCTCGTTTTTACTTAATGTTCATGCAAATCTTCGTTTTCCGCATTATCCGGGCAGTTTAAGGCAAAAATCGAGTAAGATTTACAACATGCGCctcatcttaaaaaattatattttttacggGGCTGTTGGAAATGCATTTCAACAAGATGCAAAGCATGCGAgtgaaaaaaggttaaaatcaTAGATAAAATATTGCGTTTTGGAAGCATTAAGTAAGAGTTAGGTTCGACAAGTACagtaaagtattaattttcGGCACCGTTTCAGCAATCCTGAAAGTTTTGGATTAGTTTCTGTGGAGAGGGTTCTGTTTCTTGTGTTTCTCGCTGCCGATTTTTGTGTCTGGGAGGGAGAGCCACGAAAACTCTCGCTATAGATATAGAGAGCAGTTTTCGCGAGCAAACCcgcactcgcgcgcgctcgtGCGCGCGCTTTGCGAGTTTGCTGCTCGTAAATCTTTGGCGAACATTTAAAGTCAAAGCAGCGTTTGACGACAATTACCTTCATCATGAGAAGTAGCGTGTTTAGCACAATCAACAGCatgatgaaatattcaaaaggcGAGGACACCACCACTCGCcagattttgtatttcaaactGTTCCGTCTGTTGGGCATGTACCGCTCCAAGGGCCGCGCGCCTATCGTGAAATCAATGCACGATTTctgcaacaaacaaacaaaacacaccCACGGAAATCAGTCAATTGAAAGGTTGAGAGAAAGATGCGACAGCCCACCTGATTTTTGTCTATTTCGCCGTCCTGCAGCTCAGCTTCACCCTGCTCTTGGAAGGTGATGATAATCAAGGCGACGAAGATGTTCACGAAGAAGAAAGGGAACACCACGAAGTAAACGACGTAGAATATGGACATTTCGATGCGAAAGTTTTGAATCGGTCCCTCGTCTTCGTAGGTCGCCGCCATTGAATTTTGCAGCACcctgggaaaatttgaaataacagccattatttattaatcatcCCTTGAACGTgacatttttatgattaagataaaaaataactttttcagGATCCTagggattttcattttatttattcaaaacctataaattaatttaattatttactcgtctccaattataatttaaaaactaaagaAAAACCAAAACCCTGATTGAAAATGCACTCACTGAGGCCATCCTTCGCCGGTCTGGACGGCGAACAAGGTGAGCATGGCAGCCATGACGTTGTCGTAATGGAAGCTCTGCTGTCTCCACTCCCTGGGCGCCGCTGACGGCAGTTGGTTCTCAGGGTCAAACTTGAAGTACTGGCCCTGGCAGTCCTCGGCAGTGTGCTTGCTCTCGTCCGTGCAGTAGAAAAACTTGCCGTTGAACAGCTGCACCGCGATCACAGCGAAGATAAAGTGGAACAAAATGTAGACGATCAAGATGTTGATGACATTCTTCAGCGAGTTGATCACGCAGTCAAACACGGCCTTGAGCTTCGGCACTCGTTTGATGGTTTTCAGGGGTCGCAGCACACGCAACACCCTCAGCGATTTGATTGTACTCAAGTTCTGACCCGCAGAGCTCCCTCTGGAAATCGGTTTgtgttagttttttttttcatttgaagccTCAAAGGGATGCAaaacaagtttattttttataattggataaattaggaaaaaaacgGATGGTAACTTACGACATGTCGAAGCCGAATGACACGGCGGCGCAGATGACTACCACTGCGTCCATAATGTTCCAAAACTCTCGCAAGTACGAACCAGGATGCAGTATTACGCCTAAATCTACAATCTGCAAAGAACGAGAGTTAAAAATCTGGTCCAGATTAGAAGAACGGAAGAGTTTGGTACCTTTAAAAGCATCTCTATCGTGAACACACCAGTGAAGGCGTAGTCAAAGTAGTTGAGAATGCGATTTCTAGTGCTCTCCTCCACCACAGGGTCTTCGGCAGCCAGAGCGATGGAGCTCAAACTGATCACCACCATGATGAAGAAGTCAAAGTAGCGCAGATTCACAACCCAATGCGCTGCTTTCCTCACCCTGTAAAATCAATCACGCggtttagaatattttttttcgccaCCATTGCAGGCCTCTCGTGTCTCACGGATTGGTGGAGGTGAGGACGAACATGGACGAGTAGGGCAGCATTGGCTTCGGGCCCGGTTGGTCGTCGTCTCCCACATCCTTCTTTTCCTCATCCTCCTTTTTGGCAGGCTTTTTGGCTCCCCCTTTGCCGCCCCCTCCGCCGTCCCCGTTCGCAGGGGTGCCGTCGGGGTTCATCTGCAAAGCGTCGATCTCCTTTTCTAGCTCCAGAAGttgtttctgattttttttttcatttttttctcattcccTTACGATAATAAAAAGCGTCATATATACCTCCTTGTCTTCCTCCTCTTGCTCCTCTTCAGCCGCGGTCAGTTCTTGCGCGTTCGCCAAGTTGTCGACAGCGATAGCCAAGAAGACGTTTAGCAGAGTATAGTTACCAAAGAGCACCAGAATGATGAAGTACAACGAGTAAATCATGCCCTTCTTGTGGCCTCCTTGCGACAGAATTCCTTGGTACATCACCTCGTTCCAATCCTCGCCAGTCAAGATCTgaggaaagaagaaaatgatcGAATTCACTctcatttctttaattataaatacaaaTCTTACTTGGAAGACCGTAAGCAGTGCAATAGGGAATGTGTTGAAGTTAGTAGGCGGTGTTCCATCTTCGAAGTTGAATGCTCCCCCGAACAATTGCATGCCAAGCAGTGCAAAGATCAGGATGAACAAGAACAGCAGGAACAACAGAGAAATGATGGATCTCATCGAGTTGAGCAATGATATTACGAGGTTTCTCAGCGAAGACCAGTATTTGGTCACTTTGAAAATGCGCAGTAGTCGCAAGGCTCTTAGCACTGAGAGACCGAACGATCCCGATTTCAGTTCTGACCAAACAACTTCAAAAATAGAGCCACTGATGACTACACAATCGAATCTATTGAATGAAGACTCGAAGTATATTCTTGGTCCTAGTGCgtacatttttataaacatcTCCATCATGAATAGTCCTAAAAAAACGTATTCTGCTATAtctgaaatcacaaaaaaacgAGAGCAttagatttgattaaaattgatttggtagttgtttttttaaatttcagattaaatgTTGGGGCCACAaggaaagttaatttttatttttattataattataacaaCTTCGCATGCTTCTGTCACTGTTGtcattttatatgattttttaaaataataaattttagaaatcaaaTTCGTCCTATTAGAATAAGGGGAAACAGCAAGCcatatatatttcttaaaaatttggagtTTCACACTTACATAAAAACGATGTCAGCCATGGTGGCTGCCCATAGTGTTCTACTGCTACACAGGCTGTGTTGAAAAACACAAGTACGATAACAAACCAGTAAAACCATTGTTGTTTTACTGTGTGTCGTATCCAAAAtctgaaaaagaaagaaatttttagcaaatatgtcatcaaaatcaatttataaatactACCTTAATCTCTTCTCTGCTCTCCAAAATTCTACACAGGCTCCttggttttttacttttttcagaGTCCCTGGAAACGTGAAGCGAATCAGGTGAAAAAAGACAGAGCTGTTCTTAAAATTACTTCTCTAGGGCTACTAGCAAAATACGATcgagataatttaatatatgtaGTATTTGATACACTGGATACAAAATAAGAGGCAggcacttgaattttttccagattAAGAAGTATGAAATCCAAGTATCTGCATTTATGCAATTCAACTGTCTAATTACTGCAACGATGGCATATTAGTGGTACGAAAAGCAGCAACATTACAACGAGCTTCGCtttgaaaatgtgatttttttaactttatgaCTAAATTTCAACAAGAGCTACTTTTGAATGTTTGACGTGAGAATGAGATGCCTTGTTAATCAGGAAAACGCCTAAATGGACACTCGGTAATAATTACTGCAAACCAACAAGCATCACACAAATCACGTAATCCAGtctagttaaattttaattatgtagATAATATTTCGCAGAATATATATGATATAAATCAGAGAGCTACGATGCAAGGTTCTAACTCTATAGCGTCTGGAGTAAAACACTCTAACCTCAAATATAACGAACGAAAGGGTTCTCATTTGcattatatgtatgtatttgtgGAGCTTTGAATTTCCTGTTCGAGGCCAAATTGGAAGCGCTCTCCACAAATAATCAACTCTTTATAGCCGGTATGATCGCTCACAAACCGCTGATCAGAGGCAAAAACAATTGATCTAATGAAGTTAGTTAGTTGTTTTTGCCCCTGCCGTgtgtagatttaaaaaagataaataatgtacaatataacatgaCTTGTTATTATGCACGAGGACTGAGATAAACCATGCTCGTTATATAAAAGAGAAATAGGGATCATATGTATTCAAAACTAGCGACACAgccagaaaaatcaattatgaaGCAAAACGAGAAAGGAAATCCTGCAAGAATATAAGTGACAATgtttataaatgtaaaattgttTCAGGGCCTATGAGGAAGGGTCGGATAGTTTGCAGCATGTTTTCTCGCACTGGTCAGTAATAGTTATGATCAATGAAATGAGAAAGTTGCAAAACATAAGGACGAACAAAGGGAGAATGCCCggttttttgttatttccaaGAGTGTATAGGGTTTATAATGAGAGAACAAATGGATTTTTCATGTATAAATGAGACAATGTTGCAACTACTAATTACAAAACTACCAGTCAATCAGTTGCATATACTgataaaaactgtaaaattggGGAGCTTCAGCTAAGATACCCTTCCATACctttactttttttcttattaggcactgaaacaaaaacaaaataataactttAGAATTACGATTGTCTGACTGAGAACCTTTCACACTAAATATAATATCagcgaatattttaaattcacttctaaacacacacataaatatatgaaaaatgttGGTCTTTGGCTGCAGACCAGACTCT encodes:
- the cac gene encoding voltage-dependent calcium channel type A subunit alpha-1 isoform X7; amino-acid sequence: MGPSHTAAAAQDEEALLQHHSLPRCGSMLGGVAGRHMSNRRRGSTPNTSSALKSALSGSPSEWHATPVATTPSSRRQSVFSAVAPATTAPSVSARANLEGVLASGLPSGRGSLQQRHVRLSIPEVSSPRYRRRRAVTDSDQKTCALIQSRLKLGDIMLAAAQEAAAQQQRDGEVRDLGAAAGTGMGGRRGGAGADPGAKGPSSLFILSEENPLRRYTRFIIEWPPFEYAVLLTIIANCIVLALEEHLPNGDRTILAQKLELTEPYFLGIFCVEASLKILALGFVLHPRSYLRNIWNMMDFVVVVTGSMTIFAETNVDMDLRMLRSFRVLRPLKLVSRIPSLQVVLKSIIKAMAPLLQIGLLVLFAIVIFAIIGLEFYCGALHKTCYSLEELTRVYKEGEWATPCNTDNKTEAPAGSYVCNSSVSTCLEDWEGPNFGITSFDNIGFAMLTVFQCITMEGWTQVLYWTNDALGSTFNWIYFVPLIVIGSFFMLNLVLGVLSGEFAKEREKVENRQTFLKLRRAQQLERELNGYVEWICRAEEVILAEERTTDEEKMHIIEARRRAAAKRKKLKNLGKSKSTDTEEEENEEEGDDGTLKKVKNQGACVEFWRAEKRLRFWIRHTVKQQWFYWFVIVLVFFNTACVAVEHYGQPPWLTSFLYIAEYVFLGLFMMEMFIKMYALGPRIYFESSFNRFDCVVISGSIFEVVWSELKSGSFGLSVLRALRLLRIFKVTKYWSSLRNLVISLLNSMRSIISLLFLLFLFILIFALLGMQLFGGAFNFEDGTPPTNFNTFPIALLTVFQILTGEDWNEVMYQGILSQGGHKKGMIYSLYFIILVLFGNYTLLNVFLAIAVDNLANAQELTAAEEEQEEEDKEKQLLELEKEIDALQMNPDGTPANGDGGGGGKGGAKKPAKKEDEEKKDVGDDDQPGPKPMLPYSSMFVLTSTNPVRKAAHWVVNLRYFDFFIMVVISLSSIALAAEDPVVEESTRNRILNYFDYAFTGVFTIEMLLKIVDLGVILHPGSYLREFWNIMDAVVVICAAVSFGFDMSGSSAGQNLSTIKSLRVLRVLRPLKTIKRVPKLKAVFDCVINSLKNVINILIVYILFHFIFAVIAVQLFNGKFFYCTDESKHTAEDCQGQYFKFDPENQLPSAAPREWRQQSFHYDNVMAAMLTLFAVQTGEGWPQVLQNSMAATYEDEGPIQNFRIEMSIFYVVYFVVFPFFFVNIFVALIIITFQEQGEAELQDGEIDKNQKSCIDFTIGARPLERYMPNRRNSLKYKIWRVVVSSPFEYFIMLLIVLNTLLLMMKFYNQGKIQRETLHYMNTGFTAMFTVECSLKVLAFGVKNFFKDPWNTFDFITVIGSIVDALVVEFGENSINVGFLRLFRAARLIKLLRQGYTIRILLWTFVQSFKALPYVCLLIAMLFFIYAIIGMQVFGNIALDPETSITRHNNFRSFVQGLMLLFRCATGEAWPSIMLSCIKGRPCDPRAQKPEGEGCGSNLAYAYFVSFIFFCSFLMLNLFVAVIMDNFDYLTRDSSILGAHHLDEFVRIWAEYDPNATGKILYSEMYDMLKNMDPPLGFGGKCPNRLAYKKLIRMNMPLDKDMKVHFTTTLFALIRENLSIKVRSAEEMDQADAELRETVQNIWPLQAKKMLDLLIPKTDELNKGKLTVGKVYAGLLILENWRMTRFGQIEGATVPDESGEQTPSPQGKSSFFNCLMDMAWNKHEDGTDEEKVGLTSNTERKPSFRGNKNKTMELTDVVVGAGTTAGAVAGGLSAHPSMESLGEHGHLQPDYGHGRYGSPPHSCAGSPPHPQQGGYHSPTQVDGHHVRHGMHRSPSSRGHHHPHHHPGFSDTVSNVVDLVKHDIRHSRGHVYHDEEGSWSLSNSPEHYGMHSRSPSPVGHHGGRYVHSHSHMVTGHKTGPHLHHHRPLVYPARMRMGASPARQQYGTTSLEQRSRSPSPTSHRRHGSQAPPHPHSHTGHSYPVLTPSGGRRGAGRRLPATPNKPSTLHLSPQQQQFPHLNRSPTGSSLPVPGGLKPGTAGVVPPNSNINFPKLNASPTHGPKPELPYIGIGSSGRRIVSATMGRFEEPLSFEQAMAMGRGGPGLLSGGSGRQLPSPVPNGYKPGSSEQRRPPNATGTPRDQRRGPGGGGAGPRHSDSDEDDWC